Proteins encoded by one window of Erysipelothrix rhusiopathiae:
- the cysE gene encoding serine O-acetyltransferase: MRFLETARAYKKQDPAVRSVLEVILLYPGYHAMGFYRIAHCFYRIKFFFVARLISQLGRFFTQIEIHPGAEIGRRFIIDHGSGVVIGQTAIIGDDCLIHHGVTLGGKSREPGKRHPTLGNKVHVGAGAQVLGNIMIHDEAVIGAGSVVTKDVARCDIVAGIPARTIRNKCSDEGRL, translated from the coding sequence ATGAGATTTTTAGAGACAGCACGTGCATATAAAAAACAAGATCCTGCTGTACGATCAGTTCTGGAGGTTATTTTACTTTATCCAGGATACCATGCGATGGGATTTTATCGAATCGCACATTGTTTCTATCGTATTAAGTTTTTCTTTGTGGCACGGCTTATTTCGCAGCTTGGACGATTCTTTACTCAAATTGAAATTCATCCGGGTGCAGAAATTGGTCGTCGATTTATTATTGATCATGGTAGCGGTGTTGTTATTGGACAGACTGCGATCATCGGTGATGATTGTTTGATACATCACGGAGTTACATTAGGCGGTAAATCGAGAGAGCCAGGGAAACGACACCCTACTTTAGGTAATAAAGTACACGTTGGTGCTGGAGCACAAGTACTGGGTAATATTATGATTCATGATGAAGCTGTCATTGGTGCAGGTAGTGTTGTGACCAAAGATGTTGCGCGTTGTGATATTGTTGCTGGGATTCCAGCTCGAACAATACGCAATAAGTGTAGTGATGAAGGAAGATTATAA
- a CDS encoding adenylosuccinate synthase, translating into MIKAIVGANWGDEGKGKLTDVFASESDIVVRFQGGNNAGHTIINDQGKFALKMLPSGVFYKHTINVIGNGVALNIPAFIQELEELKSRGVHPQVIVSDRAQIVMSYHKNFDVYEEARMGKDQFGSTKSGIAPFYSDKYAKIGFQVCELYNEDWLRNKINRILDIKNTLLVNLYHQEPLSADAIFEELMTYRDLIDPFVRDVFTFLNEAHDMGKNILFEGQLGALRDPDFGIYPYSTSSSTLAYFATIGAGLPHPIDEVWAVTKAYSSCVGAGAFVSEIFGDEAEALRKRGGDAGEYGVNTKRPRRVGYFDAVATRFGCKTQGATHVALTNIDVLSYLDEIKVVTAYEYQGQQSMRFGNITELEQTQPVIEIFPGWKEDITHITCYDDLPENCKNYINKLEALIDTNIALVSNGPNRNQIMKRTPLR; encoded by the coding sequence ATGATTAAAGCTATAGTAGGTGCTAACTGGGGCGATGAAGGTAAAGGAAAGCTTACCGATGTATTCGCAAGTGAGTCAGATATCGTCGTTCGATTCCAAGGTGGAAATAACGCAGGTCATACAATTATCAATGATCAGGGCAAGTTTGCACTTAAAATGTTGCCATCCGGTGTTTTTTATAAACATACGATAAATGTTATTGGTAATGGTGTTGCCTTAAACATCCCCGCATTCATTCAAGAATTAGAAGAATTAAAATCACGTGGGGTCCATCCTCAAGTTATTGTAAGTGATCGCGCTCAAATTGTGATGAGTTACCATAAAAATTTTGATGTTTATGAGGAAGCGCGTATGGGTAAAGATCAATTCGGATCCACAAAATCTGGGATTGCTCCTTTTTATTCGGATAAGTACGCAAAGATTGGTTTTCAAGTGTGTGAGTTATACAACGAAGACTGGTTACGCAATAAGATAAATCGCATCTTAGATATAAAAAATACATTATTAGTAAATTTATATCATCAAGAACCTTTATCTGCGGATGCAATTTTTGAAGAATTGATGACATACCGAGACTTAATTGATCCTTTTGTTCGTGATGTCTTTACCTTCTTAAATGAAGCGCATGATATGGGTAAAAACATTCTCTTCGAAGGACAACTTGGTGCATTACGTGATCCAGACTTTGGAATTTATCCCTATTCAACCTCATCATCTACTTTAGCTTACTTTGCAACTATAGGGGCAGGCTTACCTCATCCTATCGATGAAGTATGGGCAGTCACAAAAGCTTATTCAAGTTGTGTCGGTGCTGGTGCTTTTGTCTCAGAAATATTTGGAGATGAAGCGGAAGCATTGCGTAAACGTGGTGGCGATGCCGGAGAATATGGTGTCAACACAAAACGTCCACGCCGAGTTGGTTACTTTGATGCTGTTGCAACGCGATTTGGTTGTAAAACTCAAGGAGCAACTCATGTAGCTCTGACAAACATTGATGTACTTTCTTACCTTGATGAAATCAAAGTCGTTACTGCGTATGAGTATCAAGGGCAACAATCAATGCGTTTTGGAAATATTACAGAACTAGAACAAACACAACCTGTTATTGAAATATTCCCAGGATGGAAAGAAGATATTACTCATATCACCTGCTACGATGATCTTCCTGAAAATTGTAAAAACTATATTAATAAACTCGAAGCGCTCATTGATACAAATATTGCACTTGTTTCAAACGGTCCAAATCGAAACCAAATTATGAAGCGCACTCCTTTACGATAA
- a CDS encoding bifunctional metallophosphatase/5'-nucleotidase — MKLKIVVTTDVHGNIFPTNYTSRENLEDYGLARISTAVKQFRNEGNVLLLDNGDAFQGTPLLTYAHQHAQTVTNPMAQCFNAMNYDFINLGNHDFNYGPKILNKYINENNAPLLTSNIEIEGNVPGSTQILTYEGKKIALIGVLTQYIPHWERPAHIKNMRFKSAFEHLQKEVLRVRNDVDYVIAMYHGGLERDPQTGEPTERLTGENEGYAMTEIEGLDILITGHQHRSFIETVNGVLVTQNTFKAKEFITIDLDLETGSTSAQRLSAADYDIDQDLLEPLESLQNKTQTWLDQPVGTLENMDVMIDDELDARLHKHPLVSLLNQIQLKRSGAQISSVALFNGAQGFNKSITMRELVSTYLYPNTLVVKQMSGKALREMIEFSAHYFTLNEVHQIVPSPEYVEPKPQHYNYDMLDGVDYTLDISKPRGSRVTSLVYQDKPVQDDDQFTVVVNNYRAMGGGNYTMVAESETLDDIQEEMVDIIMDYFVENSPVHVNHRDNIKVIAST, encoded by the coding sequence ATGAAACTTAAAATCGTCGTCACAACAGACGTCCATGGAAATATCTTTCCAACAAATTATACAAGTCGTGAAAACCTTGAAGATTATGGGCTTGCACGCATCAGTACTGCAGTTAAACAGTTCCGAAATGAAGGAAATGTTTTACTTCTTGATAATGGAGATGCCTTTCAAGGCACACCTCTTTTAACCTATGCACATCAACATGCGCAAACGGTAACCAACCCGATGGCACAATGTTTTAATGCAATGAACTATGATTTCATCAATCTTGGGAACCATGATTTTAATTATGGTCCTAAAATTTTAAACAAATATATTAACGAAAATAATGCGCCTTTGCTTACTTCAAATATAGAAATTGAGGGTAATGTACCCGGAAGTACGCAGATTCTTACCTATGAAGGTAAAAAAATAGCGTTAATTGGAGTTTTAACCCAATATATTCCACATTGGGAACGTCCTGCTCATATTAAAAATATGCGTTTTAAAAGTGCTTTTGAACACCTTCAAAAAGAAGTTTTACGTGTGCGAAATGATGTCGATTATGTCATCGCAATGTACCATGGTGGTTTAGAACGGGATCCACAAACCGGTGAACCTACTGAACGACTTACTGGTGAAAATGAAGGTTATGCTATGACTGAGATAGAAGGACTCGATATTTTAATTACAGGTCATCAACACCGTTCTTTTATTGAAACCGTTAATGGTGTTTTAGTAACTCAAAATACCTTTAAAGCAAAAGAATTCATTACTATAGATCTTGATTTAGAAACAGGAAGCACCTCTGCACAACGCCTAAGTGCAGCTGATTATGATATCGACCAAGACCTCCTTGAACCCCTAGAATCTTTACAAAATAAAACACAAACATGGCTGGATCAACCGGTTGGAACCTTAGAAAACATGGATGTGATGATTGATGACGAATTGGATGCACGACTTCATAAGCATCCACTCGTGTCCCTTTTAAATCAGATCCAACTCAAACGTTCGGGTGCGCAAATTTCATCAGTAGCACTCTTTAATGGCGCGCAAGGATTCAATAAATCTATCACTATGCGTGAATTAGTGAGTACTTACCTCTATCCCAACACATTAGTTGTAAAACAAATGAGTGGGAAAGCACTTCGTGAAATGATTGAATTCAGTGCACATTACTTTACCTTAAATGAAGTGCATCAAATTGTACCTTCTCCAGAGTATGTAGAGCCAAAACCTCAACACTATAATTACGATATGCTTGATGGTGTGGACTATACACTTGATATCTCAAAACCAAGAGGCTCTCGAGTTACATCTCTAGTTTATCAAGACAAACCCGTACAAGACGATGATCAATTCACAGTCGTTGTGAATAATTATCGTGCGATGGGTGGCGGAAACTATACAATGGTTGCGGAAAGCGAAACATTGGATGATATTCAAGAAGAAATGGTCGATATCATTATGGATTATTTTGTAGAAAATTCTCCAGTTCATGTAAATCATCGTGATAATATTAAAGTTATTGCCTCAACATAA
- a CDS encoding ABC transporter ATP-binding protein, which translates to MKNIKFIFKYTEGHRNKIIMMAFSVIIYCAVLLVNPLLLQYTIDHVLNDLPINTSWMMMFTDFFGGMNSVRDHLWYVGVVIVILNVLSGFAHFWASYSIGSFSEYFSENLRNDVFDHLQKLPYAYHVRAKTGDLIQRCTSDVDQIGRFLKSKIQELVYAVTMVVIALTVLFRINAKMTWITMISFPFIFGFAFLFFKKMQAVFKKSDEAEAALSNTFQESMDAVRVVKAFNQEQFEVEKFEVKNKEYASITKEMIRLLGVYWGTSDLLCFMQTLIVLIASIFEVRAGNLTVGNAIVFISYVNMVLWPIRNVGRTLSDMGKVSVSIDRLNEILELPIENLESGLTPDIQGEILFDNVSFKYDDASTPILKNLNFKINPGETVAIMGPTGSGKSSLVHLLTRIYDVTSGTIRIDGIDINDISKSYLRKNVGLVLQEPYLYSKTLFENIRIAIPHASEQDVYDASRVASIHDVITSFDLGYETPVGEKGVTLSGGQKQRVAIARTLIANTPILIFDDSLSALDSQTDASIRESLNHTKNATSIIITHRINSAQNADKIIVVLDGEIKQIGTHDSLLEVDGLYRNIYDIQTNQKGGALYEL; encoded by the coding sequence ATGAAAAATATTAAATTTATTTTTAAATATACTGAGGGGCATCGAAATAAAATCATAATGATGGCATTCTCAGTAATTATTTATTGTGCAGTACTTTTAGTGAATCCGCTTTTACTGCAGTATACAATTGATCATGTTTTAAACGACTTACCGATAAACACCTCATGGATGATGATGTTTACAGATTTTTTTGGAGGAATGAATTCCGTTCGTGATCACTTATGGTATGTAGGTGTTGTGATTGTGATTTTGAATGTTTTGAGTGGGTTTGCTCATTTTTGGGCTTCATACTCAATTGGTTCTTTTTCGGAGTATTTCTCAGAAAATTTACGTAATGATGTTTTTGATCATTTACAAAAATTACCCTATGCCTATCATGTACGCGCTAAAACGGGTGATTTAATCCAACGTTGTACCAGTGATGTAGATCAAATAGGACGGTTTTTAAAATCGAAAATTCAAGAGTTGGTGTATGCAGTAACGATGGTTGTCATTGCACTGACGGTTTTATTTCGAATTAATGCCAAGATGACATGGATTACAATGATTTCATTTCCATTCATCTTTGGATTCGCGTTTTTATTCTTTAAAAAAATGCAAGCTGTATTTAAGAAAAGTGACGAAGCTGAAGCGGCTTTGTCGAATACCTTTCAAGAGAGTATGGATGCAGTACGTGTTGTGAAAGCGTTTAATCAAGAACAGTTTGAAGTTGAAAAATTCGAGGTTAAAAATAAAGAATATGCTTCGATTACCAAAGAAATGATTCGACTTCTCGGTGTTTATTGGGGAACTTCGGACTTGCTCTGTTTTATGCAAACCTTGATTGTTCTTATCGCAAGTATTTTTGAAGTGCGTGCGGGAAACTTAACCGTTGGGAATGCAATTGTTTTTATTTCTTATGTAAATATGGTGCTTTGGCCAATTCGTAATGTGGGTCGAACCCTCTCGGATATGGGGAAGGTCAGTGTGAGTATTGATCGTTTAAATGAAATTTTAGAATTACCCATTGAAAATCTTGAATCCGGTCTAACCCCTGATATCCAAGGTGAAATCTTATTTGATAATGTTTCGTTTAAATATGATGATGCAAGCACACCCATACTCAAAAATTTAAATTTCAAAATTAATCCCGGTGAAACGGTTGCGATTATGGGACCGACCGGAAGTGGTAAATCGAGTTTAGTTCATTTACTTACCCGCATTTATGATGTCACTTCAGGGACTATTCGAATTGATGGCATTGATATTAATGATATTTCAAAAAGCTATCTTCGAAAAAACGTAGGACTTGTTCTTCAAGAGCCTTATTTATATTCGAAAACACTTTTTGAAAATATTCGAATTGCGATACCTCATGCCTCAGAACAAGATGTCTACGATGCATCCCGTGTCGCGTCAATTCACGATGTGATTACATCTTTTGATCTTGGGTATGAAACACCAGTGGGTGAAAAAGGTGTTACCTTATCGGGTGGACAAAAACAACGTGTTGCGATTGCGAGAACACTTATTGCCAATACACCAATTTTAATCTTTGATGATTCCTTGTCTGCTTTGGATTCGCAAACAGATGCGTCAATTCGAGAATCATTGAATCATACTAAAAATGCAACGTCTATCATCATTACCCATCGTATAAACAGTGCACAAAATGCAGACAAAATTATTGTTGTTCTAGATGGTGAGATCAAACAAATTGGTACTCATGATAGCTTATTGGAAGTTGATGGTTTGTACCGAAATATTTATGATATCCAAACGAATCAGAAAGGAGGTGCATTGTATGAGTTATAG
- a CDS encoding ABC transporter ATP-binding protein, translated as MSYREEEQFTSEKLDVGLWKKILKMLLENKKNLFLALFFVLLEAVIGVILPVLNRYAIDVFYQGHGSTETILKFTLLYGGLVAVQAFLIYEFIYRSGLIEMDISYQIRQNVMEKLQTLPFSYYDKTPTGWIMARMTSDVSRLSEILSWSFNDLVWGFLVMILLLIVMFTVNWKLALIILVIVPMVYFVSAWFQKRILQNYRSVRAENSKITHGFSEGITGAKTTKTMGLEAIHYSEFKNNTMAMRSKSIHAVILSALYMPLITLISSLGNAGIIYVGGNMALQGVIQIGTLILFTQYAERFFEPLRNISNVFAQLQMAQASAERVLSLLEQDSTLVDRPDVIEKYGTILNPNESVYEPIVGDIEFKDVDFYYQASEPILNKFNLTVQPKQRIALVGETGSGKSTIVNLICRFYEPISGSILIDGVDYRDRSIGWLHSHLGYVLQAPHLFSGSVRDNIAYGKPDASDEDVIKASKLVDAHRFIMELEDGYQTDVGEGGNRLSTGQKQLISFARAILVDPSIFILDEATASIDTETEAIIQNAVETVLKEKTSFIIAHRLSTIVNADRILVIDKGQILEDGNHHSLMSQKGRYYELYMNQFNEKNQTNMMNTLTPISE; from the coding sequence ATGAGTTATAGAGAAGAAGAGCAATTCACTTCAGAAAAATTAGATGTGGGACTTTGGAAGAAAATCCTAAAGATGTTACTTGAAAATAAGAAGAATCTATTTTTAGCTTTATTTTTTGTTTTGTTGGAAGCGGTTATTGGAGTCATCCTACCGGTTCTAAATCGTTACGCCATTGATGTTTTCTATCAAGGGCATGGATCAACCGAAACGATTTTGAAGTTTACGCTACTTTATGGAGGCTTGGTTGCGGTTCAAGCATTTTTAATTTACGAGTTCATCTATCGCAGTGGTCTTATTGAGATGGATATTAGTTATCAAATCCGTCAAAATGTTATGGAGAAACTTCAGACGCTTCCCTTTTCGTACTATGATAAAACGCCAACAGGATGGATTATGGCTCGGATGACCAGTGATGTATCACGACTATCCGAAATACTTTCCTGGAGTTTTAATGACCTTGTATGGGGGTTTTTGGTGATGATCTTGTTACTGATTGTGATGTTTACTGTAAATTGGAAACTCGCTCTAATTATCCTTGTAATCGTACCGATGGTTTACTTTGTGAGTGCTTGGTTTCAAAAGCGCATTCTTCAAAACTATCGCAGTGTTCGTGCTGAAAATTCAAAAATAACACACGGATTCAGTGAAGGGATTACCGGCGCAAAGACCACAAAGACAATGGGCTTGGAAGCGATACATTATAGTGAATTTAAAAATAACACGATGGCAATGCGCTCCAAATCGATTCATGCTGTTATTCTGAGTGCACTTTATATGCCTTTGATTACCCTTATTTCTTCACTGGGAAATGCTGGCATTATTTACGTTGGGGGTAACATGGCATTACAAGGTGTTATCCAAATTGGGACTTTAATATTATTTACCCAGTATGCAGAACGGTTCTTTGAACCGTTACGAAACATCAGTAACGTGTTTGCACAATTACAAATGGCGCAGGCTTCTGCGGAACGTGTACTCTCATTGTTGGAACAAGATTCAACGCTCGTTGATCGTCCAGATGTTATTGAAAAGTACGGAACCATCTTAAATCCCAACGAATCCGTTTATGAACCAATAGTGGGAGATATTGAATTTAAAGATGTTGATTTTTATTATCAGGCATCAGAGCCTATCCTAAATAAATTTAATCTGACCGTGCAACCGAAGCAACGCATTGCTTTAGTCGGTGAAACGGGAAGTGGTAAATCGACGATTGTTAACTTAATATGTCGTTTTTATGAACCGATTTCTGGTTCGATACTGATTGATGGTGTTGATTATCGAGATCGCTCGATTGGCTGGCTTCATTCTCACCTTGGATATGTCTTGCAAGCACCGCATCTTTTCTCTGGATCTGTTCGAGATAATATTGCCTATGGAAAACCAGACGCATCGGATGAAGACGTGATAAAGGCTTCAAAACTTGTTGATGCGCATCGCTTCATCATGGAACTCGAAGATGGTTATCAAACGGATGTTGGTGAAGGAGGAAACCGATTGTCTACGGGACAAAAACAGTTAATTTCGTTTGCACGAGCAATACTTGTTGATCCATCAATCTTTATTCTCGATGAAGCAACAGCTTCAATCGATACAGAAACTGAGGCCATCATTCAGAATGCAGTCGAAACGGTACTTAAAGAGAAAACAAGTTTCATAATCGCTCACCGTCTTTCAACGATTGTGAATGCAGATCGAATTCTTGTCATTGATAAAGGTCAGATACTGGAAGATGGAAATCATCACAGTCTTATGAGCCAAAAAGGACGATATTACGAACTCTATATGAACCAGTTTAACGAGAAAAATCAAACAAATATGATGAATACACTAACACCTATTTCCGAATAG
- a CDS encoding M42 family metallopeptidase — MKKNITLEEAYGDVNLEMLADFTLTNGISGHEKDVANVFKSWVEESADDICFDNLGSIIAHKKGAENGPKIMLAGHIDEVGFLVRSIDDNGFLRIHPVGGWWPHVLLSQPVTIQTRDGKMYVGVTGSKAPHGMTPAVRNKVMDITEVFVDLGVASKDEVELLGIQVGDTVTPKSDFHVLANPNFLMSKAWDDRIGAAIVVDVMRQLKDVQTASHIYSVGTVQEEVGLRGARTAAQTINPDIAFAVDVTIATDTPGEDNRIKMGVGATLEVMDGSVIGHKGLLYYLQDLAEEMNIDTQFEILAAGGTDSGEIHKVHDGVITLTLSIPARYIHSHLGIIHRKDYADTVALITEFCKRCDADVLESLQNYKR, encoded by the coding sequence ATGAAGAAAAATATTACGCTTGAAGAAGCATATGGTGATGTAAACTTAGAAATGCTTGCTGATTTTACGCTTACAAATGGTATCTCAGGTCATGAAAAAGATGTTGCAAATGTTTTTAAATCATGGGTTGAAGAAAGTGCAGATGACATCTGCTTTGACAATCTTGGATCGATTATTGCTCATAAAAAAGGTGCTGAAAATGGACCTAAAATTATGTTAGCGGGTCACATTGATGAAGTTGGTTTCCTTGTTCGAAGCATTGATGATAATGGTTTCTTACGAATTCATCCTGTTGGTGGATGGTGGCCACATGTGTTATTATCACAACCAGTCACAATTCAAACACGTGATGGAAAGATGTATGTTGGTGTTACGGGATCAAAAGCACCTCATGGTATGACTCCTGCAGTTCGTAACAAAGTTATGGATATTACAGAAGTGTTTGTTGATCTGGGTGTCGCATCAAAAGATGAAGTTGAATTATTAGGAATCCAAGTTGGGGATACTGTAACGCCAAAGTCAGATTTTCATGTTCTCGCAAATCCTAACTTCTTAATGTCAAAAGCATGGGATGACCGTATCGGTGCTGCAATTGTTGTGGATGTTATGAGACAGCTTAAAGATGTTCAAACAGCATCACACATTTATTCAGTTGGTACAGTACAAGAAGAAGTGGGATTACGTGGAGCTCGTACTGCTGCACAAACAATTAACCCTGATATTGCTTTTGCTGTTGATGTCACCATCGCAACAGATACACCAGGTGAAGACAACCGTATTAAAATGGGTGTTGGTGCCACTTTAGAAGTAATGGATGGCTCTGTAATTGGTCATAAAGGACTTCTTTACTACCTTCAAGATTTAGCAGAAGAAATGAACATTGATACACAATTTGAAATCTTAGCTGCTGGGGGAACGGATTCCGGAGAAATCCATAAAGTTCATGATGGTGTTATTACGTTAACCCTTTCAATCCCTGCACGTTATATTCACTCGCATTTAGGAATTATTCATCGTAAAGATTACGCAGACACAGTTGCTCTCATTACTGAATTCTGTAAACGATGCGATGCGGATGTGCTTGAATCCTTACAAAACTACAAAAGATAA
- a CDS encoding GntR family transcriptional regulator, which yields MSHKYRMISTIIEDRIMDGIYPSNTKIPTEEALMQEFNVSRNTIRKAIALLSRQGYIISVQGSGMFVRDVDHINAINLENFHGLSSNHKKNRIETKILDFQEISADREIAIEMNCEVGTQLYFVNRLRIVDGNRWVVEYSYFNRNLIPYLNREIIESSIYSYIQEGLRQEVGYIDRLIEACSLDDINAELLGLHQGDPALKTTSKAMLKNGEIFDYSIDYHHYKYARFLKLSSPI from the coding sequence ATGTCACATAAGTATCGTATGATTAGTACTATAATAGAAGATCGTATTATGGATGGTATCTATCCATCTAATACAAAAATCCCTACAGAAGAAGCGTTGATGCAGGAATTTAATGTGAGTCGAAATACCATTCGAAAAGCCATTGCCCTCCTGTCACGACAAGGTTATATTATTTCCGTTCAAGGGAGTGGTATGTTTGTTCGTGATGTGGACCACATTAATGCGATAAACTTAGAAAACTTTCACGGTTTATCTTCAAATCATAAAAAGAATCGTATTGAAACGAAAATCTTGGATTTTCAAGAGATTAGCGCCGATCGTGAGATTGCCATCGAGATGAATTGCGAAGTGGGTACCCAATTGTATTTTGTGAATCGGCTACGAATTGTGGATGGAAACCGGTGGGTTGTCGAATATTCATATTTCAATCGTAATTTAATTCCCTATCTCAATCGAGAAATCATTGAAAGTTCTATATATTCCTATATTCAAGAAGGTCTTAGACAAGAAGTTGGCTATATTGACCGCCTAATCGAAGCATGTTCTTTAGATGATATTAATGCTGAGTTACTTGGACTTCATCAAGGCGACCCTGCTTTAAAGACGACCAGTAAAGCCATGCTTAAAAACGGAGAAATTTTCGATTATTCAATTGACTACCATCATTATAAATATGCACGATTCTTAAAATTATCCAGTCCAATTTAA
- a CDS encoding peptidylprolyl isomerase encodes MTQTIKITMNNGKTMTAELYEDIAPKTVANFVKLIEDKFYDGLIFHRVIPGFMIQGGCPNGTGMGGPGYEIEGEFTSNGFKNDLVHSKGVLSMARAMDPNSAGSQFFIMAEDAPHLDGQYASFGKLVDGLDVVDEIVHVKRDRNDKPTEPQIIKTIELI; translated from the coding sequence ATGACACAAACAATTAAAATTACAATGAATAATGGTAAAACCATGACAGCAGAACTTTATGAAGACATTGCGCCTAAAACAGTCGCAAACTTTGTGAAGTTGATTGAAGATAAGTTTTATGATGGTTTGATTTTTCACCGTGTAATTCCTGGATTTATGATTCAAGGTGGATGCCCTAATGGAACTGGAATGGGTGGTCCGGGTTATGAAATCGAAGGCGAATTTACTTCAAACGGTTTTAAAAATGATTTAGTACACAGTAAAGGTGTTTTATCAATGGCACGTGCGATGGATCCAAACAGTGCTGGAAGTCAATTCTTTATCATGGCTGAAGATGCACCGCATTTAGATGGTCAATATGCAAGTTTTGGTAAACTTGTGGATGGACTTGATGTTGTTGATGAGATCGTGCATGTTAAACGTGATCGTAACGATAAGCCAACAGAACCTCAAATCATTAAAACAATCGAATTAATCTAA
- a CDS encoding CDP-glycerol--glycerophosphate glycerophosphotransferase: MKKKLDYILKHNKILLIVFTKTLSMIFRFVGLFIRTEENLILISANSRGYNDSPRAIYEYMKKDPKYAQYRFVWAVDDVTQTIEGAELVKADTWQYFKTALKAQYWITSVNIERGLHFKKKKTVFLNTWHGVAINEMGNAVAGRTDFDWSDTDYICYSAENERPIYYRDFNARPESMIPTGLPRNDELYHVDPNKVIEIKKNLNIPEDKKVILYAPTWRDSEDFGKSYQIKPPIDCDVWKKALGDEYVVILRTHPYTNELMGVTFDDFFFDGTMYPRVNDLMMISDMLISDYSSIIFDYCVLERPVICFGYDYEAYAEKRGFYIDLETVIPSGIIRDETHLIEHIKSMDYEEQVAKTKVMKENHVTYGGNATEQIVNAVFG; this comes from the coding sequence ATGAAGAAAAAACTTGATTATATATTAAAGCACAATAAAATATTGTTGATTGTATTTACAAAGACGCTTTCGATGATTTTCCGATTCGTCGGTTTATTTATTCGCACTGAAGAAAATTTAATCTTAATTTCCGCTAATTCACGCGGATATAATGATAGTCCTCGTGCAATCTATGAATATATGAAAAAAGACCCCAAATATGCTCAGTATCGCTTTGTGTGGGCTGTTGATGATGTTACGCAAACAATTGAAGGGGCAGAACTTGTTAAAGCGGATACGTGGCAATATTTCAAGACTGCTTTGAAAGCACAATATTGGATTACCAGTGTTAATATTGAACGAGGTTTGCATTTTAAAAAGAAAAAGACGGTCTTTCTTAATACATGGCATGGCGTTGCAATTAATGAAATGGGAAATGCCGTAGCAGGACGTACTGATTTTGATTGGTCTGACACAGATTATATTTGTTATAGTGCAGAAAATGAAAGACCGATTTATTATCGTGACTTTAATGCGCGTCCAGAGTCAATGATTCCTACAGGTCTTCCACGTAATGATGAGTTGTATCATGTGGATCCTAATAAAGTCATTGAAATTAAGAAAAACTTGAACATTCCAGAAGATAAGAAAGTGATTCTATACGCACCGACATGGCGTGATAGTGAAGATTTTGGTAAGAGTTATCAAATCAAGCCACCGATTGATTGTGATGTTTGGAAAAAAGCTTTGGGCGATGAGTATGTTGTGATTTTAAGAACCCACCCTTATACCAACGAATTGATGGGTGTTACCTTTGATGATTTCTTCTTTGATGGAACGATGTATCCTCGTGTTAATGACTTGATGATGATTTCAGATATGCTTATCTCAGATTACTCAAGTATTATCTTTGATTATTGTGTTCTTGAAAGACCTGTAATCTGTTTTGGTTATGATTATGAAGCGTATGCTGAAAAACGTGGATTCTATATTGACTTAGAGACAGTGATTCCAAGCGGTATCATTCGAGATGAAACACATCTCATTGAGCACATTAAATCGATGGACTATGAAGAACAAGTTGCAAAGACAAAAGTGATGAAAGAAAATCATGTCACCTATGGCGGTAATGCCACTGAACAGATTGTTAATGCTGTATTTGGATAA